From a region of the Dyella jiangningensis genome:
- a CDS encoding aldehyde dehydrogenase — MPTLRLANLIDGRLQAPRHDRWLDVFEPATGQVFAHCPDSSAEDVAEAVAAAQRAAPAWAATPTERRASLLNALADLIEARLEEFVALESRDSGKPLAQARNLDIPRAVANLRHFAAGIVAWSSESHAMETGAINYTLRQPLGVVGCISPWNLPLYLFTWKIAPALAAGNAVVAKPSEITPCTAALLGELSIEAGFPPGVFNIVQGRGPSVGQAIVEHVAVKAVSFTGSTRTGAQIAAAAATHFKKVSLELGGKNPAVVFDDADLSDANLDTIVRSGFANQGEICLCGSRLLIQRSIYDSFRERYLARVKALRVGDPNEAGSDLGALVSREHFDKVMGCVATAREEGGRVLCGGDAVQIAGRCAEGWFVAPTVIEGLDSDAATNQQEIFGPVVSLIPFEDEAEALAIANGTGYGLAASVWTRDLSRAHRFGALLDFGIVWINCWLLRDLRTPFGGTKQSGLGREGGTEALRFFTEPKNICIRY; from the coding sequence ATGCCAACCCTGCGCCTCGCCAACCTGATCGACGGTCGCCTGCAGGCACCGCGACATGATCGCTGGCTGGACGTGTTCGAACCGGCCACCGGCCAGGTCTTCGCACACTGTCCCGATTCCTCTGCCGAAGATGTCGCCGAAGCGGTCGCCGCGGCGCAGCGTGCGGCACCGGCGTGGGCGGCGACACCCACGGAACGCCGCGCCAGCCTCCTGAATGCCCTCGCCGATCTCATCGAAGCCAGGCTCGAGGAGTTCGTGGCGCTGGAATCGCGCGACAGCGGCAAGCCGTTGGCGCAGGCGCGCAACCTGGATATCCCGCGCGCCGTCGCCAACCTTCGCCATTTCGCGGCAGGCATCGTGGCGTGGAGCAGCGAGTCGCACGCGATGGAAACCGGCGCGATCAACTACACGCTGCGCCAGCCCTTGGGCGTGGTCGGCTGCATCAGTCCGTGGAACCTCCCGCTGTACCTGTTCACCTGGAAGATCGCGCCTGCGCTTGCCGCCGGCAACGCCGTGGTCGCCAAGCCCTCGGAAATCACGCCGTGCACGGCCGCCCTGCTGGGCGAACTGAGCATCGAGGCCGGCTTTCCACCGGGCGTGTTCAATATCGTGCAGGGTCGGGGCCCCAGCGTAGGCCAGGCGATCGTGGAGCACGTCGCGGTGAAGGCTGTGTCGTTCACCGGCAGCACGCGCACCGGTGCGCAGATCGCTGCCGCGGCGGCGACGCACTTCAAGAAGGTCTCGCTGGAATTGGGCGGCAAGAATCCCGCCGTCGTGTTCGACGACGCCGACCTCAGCGATGCCAACCTCGACACCATCGTGCGTTCGGGCTTCGCCAACCAGGGCGAAATCTGCCTGTGCGGCTCGCGCCTGCTGATACAGCGCTCGATCTACGACAGCTTCCGCGAGCGCTATCTGGCACGCGTGAAGGCGCTTCGCGTGGGCGATCCGAACGAGGCAGGCAGCGACCTCGGCGCACTCGTCTCGCGCGAGCATTTCGACAAGGTGATGGGCTGCGTCGCCACCGCGCGCGAGGAAGGCGGCCGGGTGCTTTGTGGCGGCGATGCGGTACAAATCGCGGGGCGCTGTGCTGAAGGCTGGTTCGTGGCGCCCACCGTCATCGAAGGCCTGGACAGCGATGCCGCCACCAACCAGCAGGAAATCTTCGGTCCGGTGGTGAGCCTGATTCCCTTCGAGGATGAAGCCGAGGCACTGGCCATCGCCAACGGCACGGGCTACGGCCTCGCCGCGTCGGTGTGGACGCGCGATCTGTCGCGCGCGCATCGTTTCGGCGCACTACTGGATTTCGGCATCGTGTGGATCAACTGCTGGCTGCTGCGTGACCTGCGCACGCCCTTTGGCGGCACGAAGCAATCCGGGCTCGGCCGCGAAGGCGGCACGGAAGCGTTGCGCTTCTTCACCGAGCCGAAAAACATCTGCATTCGCTATTGA
- the alr gene encoding alanine racemase, producing the protein MSRTTVATIHLGALRHNLARIKQLAAPARVMAVVKADAYGHGLERVARALDGDADAFAVAALGDGLRLRAAGHRQRIVVLSGPDRASDIAEMQRLNLDAAIHHEEQLHWLKAASPARGSLRVWLKVDSGMHRLGFAPEAVAFVHAQLAAMPGIDPEIGLLTHFAESEVFGGTETMAQIARFAKATQGLRGPRSLSNSAAVLGWAEAKGDWVRTGGLLYGLSVVDGKSGADFGFRPAMTLSTRLIAINRIGRGERIGYNGTWTCPEDMPVGVAAVGYGDGYPRSAVAGTPVLVGDRQVPLIGRVSMDLITLDLRAAPEAAVGDRVTLWGPELPVEVVASQAGTISYDLTCGMTRRVLFVEDES; encoded by the coding sequence ATGAGCCGCACGACCGTCGCCACCATCCATCTGGGCGCCTTGCGCCACAATCTCGCCCGCATCAAGCAATTGGCGGCTCCCGCCAGGGTCATGGCCGTGGTGAAGGCCGATGCGTATGGCCATGGCTTGGAGCGTGTTGCACGAGCATTGGACGGCGACGCCGATGCCTTTGCCGTGGCGGCACTCGGGGATGGCCTGCGCTTGCGCGCGGCGGGTCATCGGCAGCGGATCGTGGTGTTGTCGGGGCCCGATCGCGCAAGCGATATCGCCGAAATGCAGCGCCTGAACCTCGATGCCGCGATTCATCACGAGGAACAGCTGCACTGGTTGAAGGCGGCGTCACCCGCACGCGGCTCGCTGCGCGTGTGGCTGAAGGTCGACAGCGGCATGCACCGCCTCGGTTTTGCACCGGAAGCGGTCGCCTTCGTGCATGCGCAGCTTGCGGCGATGCCGGGCATCGATCCGGAGATCGGCTTGCTGACGCATTTCGCCGAGTCCGAAGTTTTCGGCGGCACGGAAACGATGGCTCAGATCGCGCGTTTTGCCAAGGCAACGCAAGGATTGCGCGGCCCTCGCTCGCTCTCCAACTCGGCGGCCGTGCTCGGTTGGGCCGAGGCGAAGGGTGATTGGGTGCGTACGGGCGGCCTGCTGTACGGGTTGTCGGTAGTGGACGGCAAGTCGGGCGCGGACTTCGGTTTTCGTCCTGCGATGACGCTGAGCACGCGGCTGATCGCCATCAACCGCATCGGCCGGGGCGAACGCATTGGCTATAACGGCACCTGGACTTGCCCGGAAGACATGCCGGTTGGCGTCGCCGCGGTGGGCTATGGCGATGGCTACCCGCGCAGTGCCGTGGCTGGCACGCCAGTGCTGGTCGGTGACCGGCAGGTGCCGCTCATCGGTCGTGTCTCCATGGACCTGATCACGCTGGATCTGCGCGCTGCACCGGAAGCCGCGGTGGGCGATCGCGTCACACTGTGGGGGCCGGAACTCCCGGTGGAGGTCGTTGCGTCGCAGGCCGGCACCATCTCCTATGACCTGACCTGCGGCATGACCCGACGCGTGTTGTTCGTCGAAGACGAGTCCTGA
- a CDS encoding DUF3309 family protein, whose protein sequence is MSLILLLIIVLLLLGALPTWPYSRAWGYGPSGGLGLILIILIVLLVLGVI, encoded by the coding sequence ATGTCGCTGATCCTTCTGCTTATCATCGTGTTGCTGTTGCTTGGCGCTCTGCCTACCTGGCCCTATAGCCGCGCATGGGGTTACGGCCCCAGCGGCGGTTTGGGGCTGATCCTGATCATCCTGATCGTTCTGCTGGTGTTGGGCGTTATCTGA
- the radA gene encoding DNA repair protein RadA, which yields MAKAKTAYVCADCGAEHSKWQGQCIECNAWNTLSEFVVQPSIKSVAAARTTGYAGAAAGSPKVTPLTAVALTAESRTLTGIGELDRVLGGGLVDGSVVLIGGDPGIGKSTLLLQMLGTLGSRVPSVYVTGEESLAQVASRAQRLDLPLGPLHALAETCIERIIEQALNSRPRVLVIDSIQTIWTELLTAAPGSVSQVRESAAKLTRFAKETGTSVFLVGHVTKEGGIAGPRVLEHMVDAVLYFEGESGSRFRVLRAFKNRFGAVNELGVFAMSEKGLREVPNPSAIFLSAHSGPTSGSAVMVTREGTRPLLVEVQALVDQSSLGNPRRVALGLEQNRLAMLLAVLHRHGGVAAYDQDVFVNVVGGIRVQETAADLPVLLAVLSSLRDRPLPEKTIAFGEVGLSGEIRPVPNGEERLKEAAHHGFQKAIVPKANAPKKGKVGEMEVVAVERLSQALDACR from the coding sequence ATGGCCAAAGCCAAGACCGCCTATGTCTGTGCCGACTGCGGCGCCGAGCATTCCAAATGGCAGGGCCAGTGCATCGAATGCAACGCGTGGAACACGCTGAGCGAATTCGTGGTGCAGCCGTCGATCAAGTCGGTGGCTGCGGCGCGCACGACCGGCTATGCCGGCGCGGCAGCGGGTTCGCCGAAGGTCACGCCGCTCACGGCGGTGGCACTCACCGCGGAGTCGCGCACGCTCACCGGTATCGGCGAGCTCGATCGCGTGCTGGGTGGCGGCCTCGTGGATGGCTCGGTGGTGCTGATTGGCGGCGACCCGGGCATCGGCAAGTCCACGCTGTTGCTGCAAATGCTCGGCACGCTGGGCTCCCGTGTACCCAGTGTCTACGTCACGGGTGAGGAATCGCTCGCGCAGGTGGCGTCCCGCGCGCAACGCCTGGACTTGCCGTTGGGTCCATTGCACGCGCTGGCGGAAACCTGCATCGAGCGCATCATCGAGCAGGCACTGAATAGCCGCCCGCGTGTGCTGGTGATCGACTCGATCCAGACCATCTGGACAGAACTGCTTACCGCGGCGCCGGGCTCGGTGAGCCAAGTGCGCGAGTCGGCGGCCAAGCTCACGCGCTTCGCCAAGGAAACCGGCACCTCGGTGTTCCTGGTGGGCCACGTCACCAAGGAGGGTGGCATCGCCGGTCCGCGCGTGCTCGAGCACATGGTGGACGCGGTGCTGTACTTCGAAGGCGAATCCGGTAGCCGCTTCCGCGTGCTGCGCGCCTTCAAGAACCGCTTCGGTGCGGTGAACGAACTGGGCGTGTTCGCCATGTCGGAAAAGGGCCTGCGCGAAGTGCCCAATCCGTCGGCGATCTTTTTGTCTGCACACAGCGGTCCGACTTCCGGCAGCGCGGTGATGGTGACGCGCGAAGGCACGCGGCCCCTGTTGGTGGAGGTGCAGGCGCTGGTCGACCAGTCTTCCCTGGGCAATCCGCGCCGCGTGGCGCTGGGCCTGGAGCAGAATCGCCTGGCGATGTTGCTTGCCGTGCTGCACCGTCACGGCGGCGTCGCGGCGTACGACCAGGACGTGTTCGTCAATGTCGTGGGTGGCATCCGCGTGCAGGAAACCGCCGCCGACTTGCCGGTGCTGCTGGCGGTGCTGTCGTCGCTACGCGACCGCCCGTTGCCGGAGAAGACCATCGCGTTCGGTGAAGTGGGCTTGTCTGGCGAAATCCGTCCTGTGCCCAACGGTGAGGAGCGTTTGAAGGAGGCCGCACACCACGGCTTCCAGAAGGCCATCGTGCCCAAGGCGAACGCGCCGAAGAAGGGCAAGGTGGGTGAGATGGAAGTGGTGGCGGTGGAGCGCCTGTCGCAGGCGCTGGATGCGTGCCGTTAA
- the rpsR gene encoding 30S ribosomal protein S18, giving the protein MSKFFRRRKFCRFTAENVKEIDYKDLNTLRQYVTENGKIVPSRITGTKARYQRQLATAIKRARFLALLPYTDNHDV; this is encoded by the coding sequence ATGTCCAAGTTCTTCCGCCGCCGCAAGTTCTGCCGCTTCACGGCTGAAAACGTGAAGGAGATCGATTACAAGGATCTCAACACGCTGCGCCAGTACGTGACCGAGAACGGCAAGATCGTGCCGAGCCGCATCACCGGCACCAAGGCCCGCTACCAGCGTCAGCTGGCGACCGCCATCAAGCGCGCCCGCTTCCTGGCCCTGCTGCCGTACACGGACAACCACGACGTCTAA
- the rplI gene encoding 50S ribosomal protein L9, with product MELILLEKVRNLGNLGDKVKVKPGYGRNYLLPQGKAVPVTAANLEAFEKRRAEYEAKAASQLSGAEGRKAKLEGVEVTLTVNASPEGKLYGSVGPREISEALQAAGHDVHKNEVIQGEGPIRHTGEFEAVIALHADVQTQVKVIVVGEK from the coding sequence ATGGAACTGATTCTTCTCGAGAAAGTCCGCAACCTCGGCAACCTGGGCGACAAGGTCAAGGTCAAGCCGGGTTACGGCCGCAACTACCTCCTGCCGCAGGGCAAGGCCGTGCCGGTCACCGCCGCCAACCTCGAAGCCTTCGAGAAGCGCCGCGCCGAGTACGAAGCCAAGGCTGCCTCGCAGCTGTCCGGCGCCGAAGGCCGCAAGGCCAAGCTGGAAGGCGTTGAGGTGACCCTCACCGTCAATGCCAGCCCGGAAGGCAAGCTGTACGGCTCGGTCGGTCCGCGCGAAATCTCCGAAGCCCTGCAGGCTGCCGGTCACGACGTGCACAAGAACGAAGTGATCCAGGGCGAAGGCCCGATCCGCCACACCGGCGAGTTCGAAGCCGTGATCGCGCTGCACGCCGACGTGCAGACCCAGGTCAAGGTGATCGTGGTCGGCGAAAAGTAA
- a CDS encoding MalM family protein, with the protein MRYRLIASIAIAASAALAAGCHSMKTFVPPNLRAPENANGSLEQARKTLQQATPCCSTFADFSFQDNLPWQPKKFVLGPGSTVVSFNGEHSYFLSFSLPRETQLPYRVALKSELNGRWLRASYLFAPTVVLLDDAFQPIATQDVGLCEHMGWTDETTGAFGSIEVTDKRARYLVLYSSAKQQASSTYWEQSPAAFSAEAPVKMAAAGTFKVPHGPDGTVWIGMMDKTYQGAVDNAICAKAQQGEGVLSTLRDSIPFPVIGDGNKPGAPASATPKSNGTDAPNTPATGSSPSS; encoded by the coding sequence ATGCGTTATCGCCTGATCGCCTCCATTGCCATCGCTGCTTCCGCCGCCCTCGCTGCCGGATGCCACAGCATGAAAACCTTCGTGCCGCCCAACCTGCGGGCGCCGGAGAACGCGAACGGCAGCCTCGAGCAGGCGCGCAAGACGCTGCAGCAGGCCACGCCCTGCTGCAGCACGTTCGCGGACTTCTCCTTCCAGGACAATCTTCCCTGGCAACCGAAGAAATTCGTGCTCGGCCCGGGCAGCACGGTGGTCAGCTTCAACGGCGAGCACAGTTACTTCCTCAGCTTCAGCCTGCCTCGCGAGACGCAGCTGCCTTACCGCGTCGCCCTCAAGTCGGAATTGAACGGGCGTTGGCTGCGCGCCAGCTACCTGTTCGCGCCCACCGTGGTGCTACTGGACGACGCCTTCCAGCCGATCGCCACGCAGGACGTGGGCCTGTGCGAGCACATGGGCTGGACGGACGAGACGACCGGCGCCTTCGGCAGCATCGAGGTCACCGACAAGCGCGCGCGCTACCTGGTGCTGTACAGCTCGGCCAAGCAGCAGGCCAGCAGCACGTATTGGGAACAGTCGCCGGCGGCGTTCTCCGCCGAAGCACCGGTGAAGATGGCTGCCGCCGGCACGTTCAAGGTCCCGCATGGTCCGGATGGGACCGTGTGGATCGGCATGATGGACAAGACCTACCAGGGCGCCGTGGACAATGCGATCTGCGCGAAGGCGCAGCAGGGCGAAGGCGTGCTGAGCACGCTGCGCGATTCCATTCCGTTCCCGGTGATCGGCGACGGCAACAAGCCCGGCGCGCCCGCTTCCGCAACACCCAAGAGCAACGGGACGGACGCCCCGAACACCCCGGCAACGGGCAGCTCGCCGAGCAGCTGA
- a CDS encoding HesB/IscA family protein: MTITITPAASERMRAFLAGTPGAAGVRFGVKKTGCSGFGYVVDLAQSVGEGDETLNVDGVPLIVDGKSLPLIDGTVIDFQRQGLNASFVFHNPNATGECGCGESFTVG; encoded by the coding sequence ATGACCATCACCATCACTCCTGCCGCCAGCGAGCGCATGCGCGCCTTCCTTGCAGGCACCCCCGGCGCCGCGGGTGTGCGTTTCGGCGTGAAGAAAACCGGCTGCTCCGGCTTCGGCTACGTAGTGGACCTGGCCCAGAGCGTGGGTGAGGGCGACGAGACGCTGAACGTCGACGGCGTGCCCCTGATCGTGGATGGCAAGAGCCTGCCGCTCATCGACGGCACCGTCATCGACTTCCAGCGCCAGGGCCTCAACGCCAGCTTCGTGTTCCACAACCCCAACGCCACGGGCGAGTGCGGCTGCGGGGAGAGTTTCACGGTCGGCTGA
- the rpsF gene encoding 30S ribosomal protein S6, translating to MSLRHYEVVFLVHPDQSEQVPAMIERYKALIETDGGKIHRLEDWGRRQLAYPIVNLAKAHYVMLNIEVSQNVLNELESGFRFNDAVLRHLVIKRDAADTEQSFILKSKEKDDAKSSRRRDDEARDDNDRDSDD from the coding sequence ATGTCCCTGCGACATTACGAAGTCGTGTTCCTGGTCCACCCTGACCAGAGCGAGCAGGTCCCGGCGATGATCGAGCGCTACAAGGCGCTGATCGAGACCGACGGCGGCAAGATCCACCGCCTGGAAGACTGGGGCCGCCGCCAGCTGGCTTACCCGATCGTGAACCTGGCCAAGGCTCACTACGTCATGCTCAACATCGAAGTGAGCCAGAACGTGCTGAACGAGCTGGAGTCGGGCTTCCGCTTCAACGACGCCGTCCTGCGCCACCTGGTCATCAAGCGTGACGCTGCCGACACCGAGCAGTCCTTCATCCTGAAGTCCAAGGAAAAGGATGACGCCAAGTCCTCGCGCCGCCGCGACGACGAAGCCCGTGACGACAACGATCGCGACAGCGACGACTGA
- the asnS gene encoding asparagine--tRNA ligase encodes MAVVSVKQALSGSIEAGSVVTVRGWVRTIRDSKGGLSFVNVTDGSCFDPIQAVVTDKVANYESEVKHLTTGAGLIVTGTLVPSQGKGQRFEIQAESVEVTGFVDDPLTYPIQPKPHTMEFLREVAHLRPRTNLFGAVTRVRHTMMTAIHRWLTEQGFFWINTPIITTSDAEGAGDMFRLSTLDLANLPRTPEGKIDFRKDFFGREAFLTVSGQLNVEAYCLAMSKVYTFGPTFRAENSNTPRHLAEFWMVEPEIAFADLHADADCAEGFLKAIFKAVLEERADDMAFFAERVTPDAISRLEAFIAKPFERIDYTEAVEILKKSGQKFEFPVAWGIDLQTEHERYLAEKHVGRPVVVMNYPEQIKAFYMRLNDDEKTVAAMDVLAPGIGEIIGGSQREERLEYLDRRMVQFGLDPATYGWYRDLRRYGTVPHAGFGLGFERLLVYVCGLSNIRDAIPYPRAAGTAEF; translated from the coding sequence ATGGCGGTGGTTAGCGTCAAGCAGGCTCTTTCCGGCTCTATCGAAGCCGGCAGCGTGGTCACGGTGCGCGGCTGGGTGCGCACGATCCGCGATTCCAAGGGTGGCCTGTCCTTCGTGAACGTGACGGACGGTTCCTGCTTCGACCCGATCCAGGCGGTGGTCACCGACAAGGTCGCCAACTACGAGAGCGAGGTGAAGCACCTCACCACCGGCGCCGGCCTGATCGTCACCGGCACGCTGGTGCCATCGCAGGGCAAGGGCCAGCGCTTCGAGATCCAGGCCGAGTCGGTCGAGGTCACCGGCTTCGTGGACGATCCGCTCACCTACCCGATCCAGCCCAAGCCGCACACCATGGAGTTCCTGCGCGAAGTGGCGCACCTGCGCCCGCGCACCAACCTGTTCGGTGCGGTGACCCGCGTGCGCCACACGATGATGACGGCGATCCACCGCTGGCTCACCGAGCAGGGTTTCTTCTGGATCAATACGCCGATCATCACCACGTCCGACGCCGAGGGCGCCGGCGACATGTTCCGCCTGTCCACGCTGGACCTGGCCAACCTGCCGCGCACGCCCGAGGGCAAGATCGACTTCCGCAAGGATTTCTTCGGTCGCGAGGCATTCCTCACGGTGTCAGGCCAGCTCAACGTCGAGGCGTACTGCCTGGCCATGAGCAAGGTGTACACCTTCGGCCCGACCTTCCGCGCCGAGAACTCCAACACGCCGCGCCACCTGGCCGAGTTCTGGATGGTGGAACCGGAGATCGCCTTTGCCGACCTGCACGCCGACGCGGACTGCGCCGAAGGCTTCCTCAAGGCCATCTTCAAGGCCGTGCTGGAGGAGCGCGCGGACGACATGGCGTTCTTCGCCGAGCGCGTGACGCCGGATGCGATCAGCCGTCTGGAAGCCTTTATTGCCAAACCGTTCGAACGCATCGATTACACCGAGGCCGTCGAGATCCTCAAGAAATCGGGCCAGAAGTTCGAATTCCCGGTGGCCTGGGGCATCGACCTGCAGACCGAACACGAGCGTTACCTGGCCGAGAAGCACGTCGGCCGTCCGGTCGTGGTGATGAACTATCCCGAGCAGATCAAGGCCTTCTACATGCGCCTGAACGACGACGAGAAGACCGTCGCCGCGATGGACGTGCTGGCGCCTGGCATCGGCGAAATCATCGGCGGCAGCCAGCGCGAAGAGCGCCTGGAATATCTCGACCGCCGCATGGTGCAGTTCGGTCTCGATCCAGCCACCTATGGCTGGTACCGTGACCTGCGCCGCTACGGCACGGTGCCGCACGCAGGATTTGGTCTCGGCTTCGAGCGCCTGCTGGTGTATGTGTGCGGCTTGTCCAACATTCGCGATGCCATCCCCTACCCTCGCGCGGCGGGGACGGCCGAATTCTGA
- a CDS encoding replicative DNA helicase, with translation MSFVSDRSDEPGRRRRSERKPMSSVDALRVPPHSIDAEQAVLGGLMLSPDSLDKVADRLSEQDFYRKDHRLIWRAITELAGKGMPCDAVTLGDWFEANGLAEMVGGAAYLIELANTTPSAANIGAYAEIVREKSVLRQLIDAGVGITEDGYQPDGMGVQEVLERAEQAVFKIAESGARGKKDTVSMREAVKDAFRILSERFENKGQLTGVSTGFTDLDELTSGLQPSDLIIVAARPSMGKTAFSVNMAEAVAMRGKKAVAIFSMEMSASQLAFRMISSVGRIHAQHLRNGDLAEEDWPRVTNAIALLSEAKIFIDDTPGLSPVEMRSRARRLHREHGGLGLIVIDYLQLMQVPGMKENRATEISEISRSLKGLAKELNCPVIALSQLNRSLEQRADKRPMMSDLRESGAIEQDADVIMFIYRDEYYNKESPDKGLAEIIIGKQRNGPTDTVKLTFLGHYTKFENYAPDSFVGAFD, from the coding sequence ATGTCCTTCGTTTCCGACCGTTCCGACGAACCCGGCCGCCGGCGGCGCTCCGAGCGCAAGCCGATGTCCAGCGTTGATGCGTTGCGCGTGCCACCGCATTCGATCGATGCGGAACAGGCCGTGCTGGGCGGCCTCATGCTCTCGCCCGATTCGCTGGACAAGGTGGCCGACCGCCTGAGCGAACAGGATTTCTACCGCAAGGATCACCGCCTGATCTGGCGCGCCATCACCGAGCTAGCGGGCAAGGGCATGCCTTGCGATGCGGTGACCCTGGGCGACTGGTTCGAAGCGAACGGGCTGGCCGAGATGGTCGGCGGCGCCGCTTACTTGATCGAGCTGGCCAACACCACCCCGAGCGCGGCGAACATCGGCGCCTACGCGGAAATCGTGCGCGAGAAGTCGGTGCTGCGCCAGCTCATCGATGCCGGCGTGGGTATCACCGAGGACGGTTATCAACCTGATGGCATGGGTGTGCAGGAGGTGCTGGAGCGCGCCGAGCAGGCCGTGTTCAAGATCGCCGAGTCGGGCGCGCGCGGCAAGAAGGACACCGTGTCCATGCGCGAGGCGGTGAAGGATGCCTTCCGCATTCTCTCCGAGCGCTTCGAGAATAAGGGCCAGCTCACCGGCGTATCCACCGGCTTCACCGATCTCGATGAACTGACCTCGGGCCTGCAGCCGTCGGATCTGATCATCGTCGCGGCGCGCCCCTCGATGGGCAAGACCGCGTTCTCGGTGAACATGGCCGAAGCAGTGGCGATGCGCGGCAAGAAGGCCGTGGCGATCTTCTCGATGGAAATGTCGGCCTCGCAGTTGGCCTTCCGAATGATTTCCTCGGTGGGTCGCATCCACGCGCAGCACCTGCGCAACGGCGATCTGGCCGAAGAAGACTGGCCGCGTGTCACCAACGCGATCGCGTTGCTGTCCGAAGCGAAGATCTTCATCGATGACACGCCGGGCCTGTCGCCGGTGGAAATGCGTTCGCGCGCCCGACGCCTGCACCGCGAACATGGCGGTCTCGGACTGATCGTGATCGACTACCTGCAGCTGATGCAGGTGCCGGGCATGAAGGAAAACCGCGCGACGGAGATCTCCGAGATCTCGCGTTCGCTCAAGGGCCTGGCCAAGGAACTCAACTGTCCGGTCATCGCACTCTCGCAGTTGAACCGCTCGCTGGAGCAGCGCGCCGACAAGCGCCCGATGATGTCGGACCTTCGCGAGTCGGGCGCTATCGAGCAGGACGCGGACGTGATCATGTTCATCTACCGCGACGAGTACTACAACAAGGAATCGCCGGACAAAGGCCTGGCTGAAATCATCATCGGCAAGCAGCGTAACGGCCCGACCGATACCGTGAAGCTGACCTTCCTCGGTCACTACACGAAGTTCGAGAACTACGCGCCCGATTCCTTCGTCGGCGCTTTCGACTGA
- a CDS encoding SDR family NAD(P)-dependent oxidoreductase — MQLDLSGRHALVCGASQGIGRASAIELAELGASITVLARNADALKAVADELPRKHGQQHRWFAVDMSQTDNLRTALVDIVAPNPIQILINNTGGPPGGPAHTAEVGAYEAAFRQHLLAGQTLLQALLPGMRASSYGRIVNVISTSVKEPIAGLGVSNTVRAAVAAWAKTLSSELASDGITVNNVLPGYTRTSRLDSLLSAQASTSGRSGDEIAQGILASVPARRFGEASEVASVIAFLCTPAAAYVNGVSIPVDGGRTRTLA, encoded by the coding sequence ATGCAGCTGGACCTGAGCGGACGTCACGCCCTTGTCTGCGGTGCCTCGCAAGGTATCGGCCGCGCAAGCGCCATCGAGCTGGCCGAACTGGGCGCCAGCATCACCGTGCTGGCGCGCAACGCGGATGCACTCAAGGCAGTCGCCGACGAACTGCCGCGCAAGCATGGACAGCAGCATCGCTGGTTCGCGGTGGACATGTCGCAGACCGACAACCTGCGCACGGCATTGGTCGACATCGTTGCGCCGAATCCGATCCAGATACTGATCAACAACACGGGCGGCCCGCCGGGTGGTCCGGCGCATACCGCCGAGGTAGGCGCCTACGAGGCGGCGTTCCGACAGCACCTGCTGGCCGGCCAGACGCTGTTGCAGGCCTTGCTGCCGGGCATGCGGGCCAGCAGTTATGGCCGCATCGTCAACGTGATCTCCACGTCGGTGAAGGAACCCATCGCGGGCCTCGGCGTATCCAACACCGTGCGCGCCGCCGTGGCCGCCTGGGCGAAAACGCTTTCCAGCGAACTGGCCTCCGACGGCATCACGGTGAACAACGTACTGCCGGGCTATACGCGCACCTCGCGACTGGACAGCCTGCTTTCGGCGCAGGCCAGCACCAGCGGCCGCTCGGGCGACGAGATCGCCCAGGGCATCCTGGCCTCCGTGCCGGCGCGCCGGTTTGGCGAAGCGTCGGAAGTGGCGTCGGTGATCGCATTCCTCTGCACGCCTGCTGCGGCCTACGTGAATGGCGTGAGCATTCCCGTCGACGGCGGGCGCACGCGCACGCTGGCCTGA